Genomic window (Bombus vancouverensis nearcticus chromosome 2, iyBomVanc1_principal, whole genome shotgun sequence):
ATAAAAGTCAAGATACCAGCTTTGAGGTGCACAGTATTTATTCCATTGACCAAAGGTTGAACCCTTTCAACATACTATCCTACATcaaaatttttctatatttttacaaacGCAATATACTACATTTATCCTATACTTACCGTATCCTTTCACCTTTTAGCAGAGTGCATTTAACTtccaattatccaattaaaGGATCCAGAGTCAAATCTTCCAAAATTAAGAAGGAAATCATTACATTTGTAATGCAGATTCACGCGGGACCATCATCTAAAGACCCACATGCGACTTCACACGGGCGAGAAGCCTTACCACTGCAGCCACTGTGATCGCCAATTCGTCCAAGTAGCCAACCTGCGTCGCCACTTGCGCGTGCACACTGGTGAACGTCCATACGCGTGCGAGTTATGTTCAGCCAAGTTCAGTGACTCAAATCAACTGAAAGCTCATCTACTGATCCACAAGGGCGAGAAACCGTTCGAATGCGAACACTGCCAGATGCGATTCCGACGAAGGCACCACCTGATACATCACAAGTGTGGCACCAGTATCAACTCTGGACAAGTAACGAGGACACAGGTTGCCTCTCCGTCCTTGGCAAGCGACGATTTAGATGAGGATATCGACATTGATATCGACGTAGAAGTAGAGGAAGCCGAAGCATCATCATTGGTCAACAGAAAAACAAGTGCTTCAGTTAGGCCTGTGCAGCAGTTAAATAATCAGTTAGCAAGTCCTGTCATCGGCAATTCTATGCCCATACCACTGAATTTAGCTGATATTCCTGTGGATCTACCAGAGCAAACAGAACCAGAAGACTTATCTATGTCAACCGGTATGCAGTCTCAGTGCAGGCCACATTCTCAGTCAAATAGTATCAGTGACTCACCATTAAGTCGTAGCCCAAGCAGTGACACCATTCACGGAGAGGAGGAGGATGATATCGATATGATGTCAGAAACGTCCAGCTCGAATGCTGTTTTTGTTCAAAATCACCACAACAAATATACGCACTTCGCATCCCTTGGAAACACTGCCGCGGCTAATGTCGGCCACGCGTCCTAGTGGAGTCTTTAGGGGTACGTAGACATAATACTTGTAGAAAAGCCATCCTGTACTTTATCTCGGTTCGACGCTTCTACCCAAGGAAAAACGCTACTCCAAGGTTTTTAGGGTGGGCAAAGGAAAAGATATAAGgggagaaagaaatagaaagagatCGTCAGAAGGGAGAAAAATGGAGTTTCTCGTTTATATTGGATAGCAAGGCGAATCGAGTCCCG
Coding sequences:
- the Kr gene encoding krueppel gives rise to the protein MALSYLQEAQINAGLAAGQHLDMKQESEKQPLSSPLNNTSQVMFPGMGNTAPGLSILTPQQLLAASRTAALMAAGIPVSLHATLASSPSLYGHHQTLFSGWAPPTASSPPSPLHHSPGSVSPALSSKSTSKRANNGVTNNNNNINSVVTSSGDKITKRGQTTKRKSQKSKVDTVQQPLEGSAPLSPPSSISPEAGKDGRDKVFTCGVCSRSFGYKHVLQNHERTHTGEKPFECPECHKRFTRDHHLKTHMRLHTGEKPYHCSHCDRQFVQVANLRRHLRVHTGERPYACELCSAKFSDSNQLKAHLLIHKGEKPFECEHCQMRFRRRHHLIHHKCGTSINSGQVTRTQVASPSLASDDLDEDIDIDIDVEVEEAEASSLVNRKTSASVRPVQQLNNQLASPVIGNSMPIPLNLADIPVDLPEQTEPEDLSMSTGMQSQCRPHSQSNSISDSPLSRSPSSDTIHGEEEDDIDMMSETSSSNAVFVQNHHNKYTHFASLGNTAAANVGHAS